The proteins below come from a single Aspergillus oryzae RIB40 DNA, chromosome 5 genomic window:
- a CDS encoding putative SNF7 family protein Fti1/Did2 (predicted protein): MVRKDPIFEARTNVKLHSNRLKKEAARAESTFKSEKAKADKAMKSREFQIARIHAASAVREKRRQVTLKEEAARADVIINELKAAQSTRDTSRTLALASRGLDAASKSVNLEALVSHANNFLARSEDFKIASSAIEDVAQGVSMREYGAEGEADVDRLMEQLADDAGVDLRMALDADAAPKEDVKNQKEAETDLEDGLGARLRALRAAS; encoded by the exons ATGGTTCGGAAGGATCCAATCTTTGAGGCACGTACTAATGTCAAG TTACACTCCAACCGGCTCAAAAAAGAGGCCGCTCGCGCTGAATCGACTTTCAAGTCCGAGAAGGCAAAAGCAGATAAGGCCATGAAAAGTCGCGAGTTCCAAATCGCCCGCATCCACGCTGCCTCTGCAGTACGCGAGAAACGAAGACAGGTGACCCTCAAAGAGGAAGCAGCCCGGGCAGATGTTATTATCAACGAGCTCAAGGCGGCGCAAAGTACTCGTGATACGTCTCGCACTTTAGCCCTGGCATCTCGGGGCTTGGATGCTGCGTCTAAGAGTGTGAACCTTGAGGCGTTGGTCTCCCATGCGAACAACTTTTTAGCACGTTCTGAGGATTTCAAAATCGCTAGTAGTGCAATCGAGGATGTTGCACAAGGTGTCTCAATGCGAGAATACGGTGCTGAGGGTGAAGCCGACGTTGACCGCCTTATGGAGCAGCTTGCAGATGATGCGGGTGTGGACCTACGTATGGCTCTGGATGCGGACGCAGCCCCCAAAGAGGACGTCAAGAATCAGAAAGAAGCCGAGACAGACCTCGAGGATGGTTTGGGCGCCAGACTACGAGCTTTAAGGGCTGCAAGCTGA